The following proteins are encoded in a genomic region of Pseudomonas sp. Os17:
- a CDS encoding HDOD domain-containing protein, producing MSNETNVPHSPPTSLDAWLKLLSGVRLPVPQASHDRVCKAIANNRSSLRDIADLMQNSPALALSVIREANRHSHGSMSEPAENLEVAVNRLGLKRTEELLEQLPTLPEEKIPKELRQLQLISQHATQQANGFFAGRLARLWQDIHWGSLLFLSPLWAMALVYPKLMEEWELRVIYKHESARKVEMQLFGVPLMELCQALVQVWHLPIWVQQGYRLLTRERRQLAKAMLIARDNEHPLRQQQRLDADPELQRWLNQPANCVLLANGLALAAQHSWNNPHGRRWQNLTGLYLQMPIAQVQQQLHQQAATSARNDSQPDLWHPAQALLWPWDARRLHSGEQPAPAPTAEELAKWRKACSELLLEQSPFTNAVHLTSFARDALVACGMRRVLLLMVDRSLSHLRVQQLYGLPKEAAGLTLHTQQSSLLQRLLEKSAQVRLTPANNAQYSSHLPGQLRQLFRGDHLLLRSLSCNGRVLMLVIADQGGVPFSEISVQAFGKTAQCIEKALHSFTNRSQ from the coding sequence ATGTCTAATGAAACCAACGTCCCACATTCCCCGCCTACCTCTCTCGACGCCTGGCTAAAGCTGCTCAGTGGCGTGCGCCTGCCCGTGCCGCAAGCCAGCCATGATCGGGTGTGCAAAGCCATCGCCAACAACCGCAGTTCACTGCGGGATATCGCCGACCTGATGCAGAACAGCCCGGCGCTGGCACTGAGCGTGATCCGCGAAGCCAATCGGCATTCTCACGGCAGCATGAGCGAACCGGCAGAAAACCTGGAAGTCGCGGTCAACCGCCTGGGCCTCAAGCGCACCGAAGAACTGCTGGAGCAGTTGCCGACCCTGCCCGAGGAAAAGATCCCCAAGGAGCTGCGGCAACTGCAACTGATCAGCCAGCACGCCACCCAGCAAGCCAACGGCTTTTTTGCCGGGCGCCTGGCGCGGCTGTGGCAGGACATTCACTGGGGTAGCCTGCTGTTCCTCTCGCCACTGTGGGCCATGGCGCTGGTCTATCCCAAGCTCATGGAAGAGTGGGAGCTGCGGGTCATCTATAAGCATGAGTCGGCACGCAAGGTGGAGATGCAGCTGTTCGGCGTGCCACTGATGGAGCTGTGCCAGGCGCTGGTGCAGGTCTGGCACTTGCCGATCTGGGTGCAGCAGGGTTACCGCCTGCTGACCCGTGAGCGACGTCAACTGGCCAAGGCCATGCTGATCGCCCGGGACAACGAGCATCCCCTGCGCCAGCAGCAGCGCCTGGACGCCGATCCGGAACTGCAGCGCTGGCTGAACCAGCCGGCCAACTGCGTCTTGCTGGCCAACGGCCTGGCCCTGGCGGCACAACACTCCTGGAACAACCCCCACGGCCGACGCTGGCAGAACCTCACCGGCCTCTACCTGCAGATGCCGATCGCCCAGGTCCAGCAACAGCTGCACCAGCAGGCCGCAACCAGCGCCCGCAATGACAGCCAGCCCGACCTCTGGCATCCGGCCCAGGCCCTGCTCTGGCCATGGGACGCGCGCCGCCTGCACAGCGGCGAACAGCCCGCGCCGGCACCCACGGCCGAAGAACTGGCCAAGTGGCGCAAGGCCTGCAGCGAACTGCTGCTCGAACAAAGCCCCTTTACCAATGCCGTGCACCTCACCAGCTTTGCCAGGGACGCACTGGTGGCATGCGGCATGCGTCGGGTGCTGCTGCTCATGGTCGACCGCAGCCTCAGTCATCTGCGGGTACAACAGTTGTACGGCCTGCCCAAGGAGGCTGCGGGCCTGACGCTGCACACCCAACAGAGTTCGCTGCTACAGCGCTTGCTGGAAAAATCCGCCCAGGTGCGCCTGACACCGGCCAACAATGCACAGTACTCCTCCCACCTGCCGGGACAATTGCGCCAGCTGTTCCGCGGCGACCACCTGCTGCTGCGCTCGCTGTCCTGCAACGGTCGGGTACTGATGCTGGTGATCGCCGACCAAGGCGGCGTGCCGTTCTCGGAAATCAGTGTCCAGGCATTCGGCAAGACCGCTCAGTGCATCGAAAAAGCCTTGCACAGCTTTACCAACCGCAGCCAATGA
- the motA gene encoding flagellar motor stator protein MotA, translated as MAKIIGIIVVFASVLGGYVLSHGKIAALIQPFEVMIIGGAAFGAFLQANPGYMTMHVVKKSLGMFSSRFTHTFYLEVLGLIYEILNKSRREGMMAIEGDIEDAAASPIFAKYPAVLKDERMTAFICDYLRIMSSGNMAPHELEGLFDMELFSLKEDLEHPSHAVTGIADAMPGFGIVAAVLGIVVTMASLGEGDQKSIGLHVGAALVGTFFGILAAYGFFGPLATSLSHDAKEELNVYEAIKASLVASASGVPPSLAVEFGRKVLYPAHRPSFAELEQAVRGR; from the coding sequence ATGGCTAAAATTATCGGCATCATCGTCGTATTCGCGAGCGTGCTCGGCGGATACGTGCTCTCTCACGGCAAAATCGCTGCCCTGATCCAGCCCTTCGAGGTCATGATCATCGGTGGCGCGGCCTTTGGCGCGTTCCTGCAGGCCAACCCGGGCTACATGACGATGCACGTCGTGAAAAAATCCCTGGGCATGTTCAGTTCGCGTTTCACCCACACTTTCTATCTGGAAGTGCTGGGCCTGATCTACGAGATCCTCAACAAGAGCCGCCGCGAAGGCATGATGGCGATCGAGGGTGATATCGAAGACGCCGCGGCCAGTCCGATCTTCGCCAAGTATCCGGCAGTGCTGAAAGATGAACGCATGACGGCGTTCATCTGTGACTACCTGCGGATCATGTCCTCCGGCAACATGGCGCCCCACGAGCTCGAAGGCTTGTTCGACATGGAGCTGTTCAGTCTCAAGGAAGACCTCGAGCATCCATCCCACGCGGTCACCGGGATCGCCGATGCCATGCCCGGCTTCGGTATCGTGGCGGCGGTACTGGGGATCGTGGTGACCATGGCGTCCCTGGGCGAGGGCGACCAGAAGTCCATTGGTCTGCACGTAGGTGCGGCGCTGGTCGGTACCTTCTTCGGTATTCTGGCGGCCTATGGTTTCTTCGGTCCCCTGGCGACTTCGCTGTCCCACGACGCCAAGGAAGAACTCAATGTCTACGAAGCCATCAAGGCGTCCCTGGTAGCTTCCGCTTCCGGCGTTCCGCCTTCGCTGGCGGTGGAATTCGGGCGCAAGGTCCTGTATCCGGCCCACCGTCCTAGCTTCGCCGAGCTGGAACAAGCGGTTCGCGGTCGCTAA
- the motB gene encoding flagellar motor protein MotB translates to MENNQPIIIKRVKRFAGGHHGGAWKIAFADFATAMMAFFLVLWLLSTATPEQKIAIAGYFKDPIGFSESGTPYIIDLGGSPQLAPENTLNPEVKSQPQPDKVTVDAEQVEGMAEQVERERLELLLQELQNKVEENPQLQKFKDQILFEITPDGLRIQIMDAENRPMFDSGSARLKPYFEDILLAMADTIKAVPNKISISGHTDATPYAGSGEFGNWELSANRANAARRALVAGGYPDPQVARVVGFASSALFDRKNPLNPVNRRIDIVVLTKKAQRAIEGEQVDPQAPAPTQGSGAPGEVPADPHALPPGSEPLPAHEVRQRLNIFEDGVLKMDEQGAAGQAPAGKPAAPAPQPAAPPATPGSAR, encoded by the coding sequence ATGGAAAATAATCAGCCGATTATCATCAAGCGCGTCAAGCGCTTTGCTGGCGGGCATCATGGAGGCGCCTGGAAAATCGCCTTCGCCGACTTCGCCACGGCGATGATGGCGTTCTTCCTGGTGTTGTGGCTGCTGTCCACCGCGACCCCGGAACAGAAGATCGCCATCGCCGGTTACTTCAAGGACCCGATCGGCTTCTCGGAAAGCGGCACGCCCTACATCATCGACCTGGGCGGCTCTCCGCAGCTGGCTCCGGAAAACACCCTCAACCCCGAGGTCAAGTCCCAGCCGCAGCCGGACAAGGTCACGGTGGATGCCGAGCAAGTGGAAGGCATGGCCGAGCAGGTGGAGCGCGAGCGTCTCGAACTGTTGCTGCAAGAGCTGCAGAACAAGGTCGAAGAGAATCCCCAGTTGCAGAAGTTCAAGGACCAGATTCTCTTCGAGATCACGCCGGACGGCTTGCGGATCCAGATCATGGACGCCGAGAACCGGCCGATGTTCGACTCCGGCAGCGCCCGCCTGAAGCCGTATTTCGAGGACATCCTGCTGGCCATGGCCGACACCATCAAGGCGGTGCCGAATAAGATCAGCATCAGCGGTCACACCGATGCCACGCCTTATGCCGGCAGTGGCGAGTTCGGCAACTGGGAGCTGTCCGCCAATCGTGCCAACGCTGCGCGTCGGGCATTGGTGGCCGGTGGTTACCCTGATCCGCAAGTGGCTCGGGTGGTGGGTTTTGCCTCCTCGGCGCTGTTCGATCGCAAGAACCCGCTCAACCCGGTCAACCGGCGGATCGACATTGTGGTGCTGACCAAGAAGGCCCAGCGTGCCATCGAGGGCGAACAGGTGGATCCTCAGGCGCCGGCACCGACTCAGGGCAGCGGGGCTCCCGGAGAAGTACCGGCCGATCCCCATGCCTTGCCGCCGGGCAGCGAACCGCTGCCGGCTCACGAGGTGCGCCAGCGTCTGAACATCTTTGAGGACGGTGTGCTGAAGATGGATGAACAGGGGGCTGCGGGTCAGGCCCCCGCTGGCAAACCGGCGGCGCCGGCACCTCAGCCAGCGGCACCCCCGGCGACGCCGGGAAGCGCCAGGTAA
- the rsgA gene encoding small ribosomal subunit biogenesis GTPase RsgA: MAKRQLNRRQNWRIEKIQGERAARAAKRESSAVEALEGGDLGPEQTGLVIAHFGVQVEVEAREGELAGQVFRCYLRANLPALVTGDQVVWRAGNQGIGVIVAQLPRSTELCRPDSRGQLKPVAANVDMIVIVFAPMPEPHANLIDRYLVAAEHAGIRPLLLLNKADLIDEQNAPALNALLAVYRQLGYPLLEVSAHHGDGMEQLQALLDGRISVFVGQSGVGKSSLVNSLLPEVETRVGPLSEFSGQGTHTTTTARLFHFPGGGELIDSPGIREFGLGHVSRADVEAGFIEFNDLLGTCRFRDCKHDREPGCALLKALEDGRIQQQRMNSYRSILASLPDSSY, from the coding sequence ATGGCCAAACGCCAGCTCAATCGTCGCCAAAACTGGCGCATCGAAAAGATTCAGGGTGAGCGCGCTGCCCGCGCCGCCAAACGCGAGTCCTCTGCCGTTGAGGCGCTCGAAGGTGGCGACCTGGGCCCGGAACAGACCGGCCTGGTCATCGCCCACTTCGGCGTGCAGGTCGAGGTCGAGGCGCGCGAAGGCGAGCTGGCCGGCCAGGTGTTCCGCTGCTATCTGCGGGCCAACCTGCCGGCACTGGTGACCGGCGATCAGGTGGTCTGGCGTGCCGGCAATCAAGGGATCGGCGTGATCGTCGCGCAACTGCCGCGCAGCACCGAGCTGTGCCGCCCGGACAGCCGCGGCCAGCTCAAGCCGGTCGCCGCCAACGTCGACATGATCGTGATCGTGTTCGCGCCCATGCCCGAGCCCCACGCCAACCTCATCGACCGCTACCTGGTGGCTGCCGAACACGCCGGCATCCGCCCCTTGCTGCTACTGAACAAGGCCGACTTGATCGACGAGCAGAACGCCCCGGCGCTCAACGCCTTGCTCGCGGTCTATCGCCAGCTGGGCTATCCGCTGCTGGAGGTCTCGGCGCACCACGGCGACGGCATGGAGCAACTGCAGGCCTTGCTGGACGGCCGCATCAGCGTGTTCGTGGGCCAGTCGGGGGTGGGCAAGTCCTCCCTGGTCAACAGCCTGCTGCCGGAAGTCGAAACCCGGGTCGGGCCGTTGTCGGAGTTTTCCGGGCAGGGCACCCATACCACCACCACCGCGCGCCTGTTCCACTTCCCCGGCGGCGGCGAACTGATCGACTCGCCCGGTATCCGCGAATTTGGCCTGGGGCATGTCAGCCGCGCCGACGTCGAGGCCGGCTTCATCGAGTTCAATGACCTGCTGGGCACCTGCCGCTTCCGCGACTGCAAGCACGATCGCGAGCCGGGCTGCGCTTTGCTCAAGGCCCTGGAAGACGGGCGCATCCAGCAACAACGGATGAACAGCTACCGCTCGATTCTCGCCAGCCTGCCCGACAGCAGCTACTGA
- the orn gene encoding oligoribonuclease, whose protein sequence is MQNPQNLIWIDLEMTGLNPDTDVIIEMATIVTDSNLNTLAEGPVIAIHQSDEILAGMDEWNTRQHGGSGLTQRVRESRISMAEAEAQTIAFLEQWVPKGKSPICGNSICQDRRFLYRHMKALESYFHYRNLDVSTLKELAARWAPDVRDSFKKGSTHLALDDIRESIAELQHYRKHFIKF, encoded by the coding sequence ATGCAAAACCCGCAGAACCTGATTTGGATCGATCTGGAAATGACCGGTCTGAACCCCGACACCGACGTCATCATCGAGATGGCGACCATTGTCACCGACAGCAACCTCAACACCTTGGCTGAAGGACCAGTCATCGCCATTCACCAGAGCGACGAGATTCTCGCCGGCATGGATGAATGGAACACCCGCCAGCACGGTGGTTCCGGCCTGACCCAGCGCGTGCGCGAAAGCCGTATCAGCATGGCCGAAGCCGAAGCCCAGACCATTGCCTTCCTCGAACAATGGGTGCCCAAGGGCAAGTCGCCGATCTGTGGCAACAGCATCTGCCAGGACCGGCGCTTCCTTTATCGCCACATGAAGGCCCTGGAAAGCTACTTCCACTACCGCAACCTGGATGTCTCGACCCTCAAGGAGCTGGCCGCGCGCTGGGCTCCGGACGTGCGCGACAGCTTCAAGAAAGGCAGCACTCACCTGGCCCTGGACGACATCCGCGAGTCCATTGCCGAGCTTCAGCACTACCGCAAGCACTTCATCAAGTTCTGA
- a CDS encoding trimeric intracellular cation channel family protein → MMLLMLYLIAITAEAMTGALSAGRRGMDWFGVVLIACVTALGGGSVRDVLLGHYPLTWVKHPEYLVLTSVAALVTIFIAPLMRHLRSLFLVLDAVGLVAFTLIGCMTALEMGHGMLVASVSGVITGVFGGILRDIFCNDIPLIFRRELYASVSFAAAWCYMLCIYLQLPSEQSILITLFGGFLLRLLAIRFHWEMPKFVYNDEH, encoded by the coding sequence ATCATGCTGTTGATGCTTTATCTGATCGCCATTACCGCCGAAGCCATGACCGGCGCCCTGTCTGCCGGCCGTCGCGGCATGGACTGGTTCGGCGTGGTGCTGATCGCTTGTGTCACCGCGCTGGGGGGGGGTTCGGTGCGCGACGTGTTGCTCGGCCATTACCCGCTGACCTGGGTCAAGCACCCGGAGTACCTGGTTCTGACCTCGGTGGCGGCCTTGGTGACGATCTTTATCGCGCCCTTGATGCGTCATCTGCGTTCGCTGTTTCTGGTGCTCGACGCCGTGGGCCTGGTGGCCTTTACCCTGATCGGCTGCATGACCGCCCTGGAAATGGGCCACGGCATGCTGGTGGCGTCGGTCAGTGGGGTGATCACCGGGGTCTTTGGCGGCATCCTCCGGGATATCTTCTGCAACGACATTCCGCTGATTTTCCGCCGTGAGCTGTATGCCAGCGTGTCGTTCGCCGCGGCCTGGTGCTACATGCTGTGCATTTATCTGCAGTTGCCGAGCGAGCAGTCGATCCTGATCACCCTGTTCGGCGGCTTCCTATTGCGGCTGCTGGCGATCCGTTTCCACTGGGAAATGCCCAAGTTCGTCTACAACGACGAACACTGA
- the queG gene encoding tRNA epoxyqueuosine(34) reductase QueG, whose product MPAITQDLPALAQSIKDWGRELGFQQVGISGLDLAEHEQHLERWLAAGYHGEMDYMGAHGSKRSHPEQLVPGTLRVVSLRMDYLPGDTQMAQRLAQPSKAYVSRYALGRDYHKLIRKRVQQLAERIQQAIGPFGYRAFVDSAPVLEKAIAEQAGLGWIGKNTLVLNRKAGSYFFLSELFVDLPLPVDEPHASEHCGRCTACLDICPTNAFVGPYVLDARRCISYLTIELKNAIPEELRPLIGNRVFGCDDCQIVCPWNRFARTSAEGDFKPRHNLDNAELAELFMWDEDKFLSSTEGSPLRRAGYERWLRNLAVGLGNAPSSIPVLEALKARQDHPSELVREHVEWALAQHANRQCSSL is encoded by the coding sequence ATGCCCGCTATTACCCAGGATCTTCCCGCTCTCGCCCAATCGATCAAGGACTGGGGCCGCGAACTGGGCTTTCAGCAAGTCGGCATCAGCGGCCTGGACCTGGCCGAGCACGAACAGCACCTGGAGCGCTGGCTCGCCGCCGGCTACCACGGCGAGATGGATTACATGGGCGCCCACGGCAGCAAGCGCTCCCATCCCGAACAACTGGTGCCCGGCACCCTGCGCGTGGTTTCGCTGCGCATGGACTACCTGCCTGGCGACACCCAGATGGCCCAGCGCCTGGCCCAGCCTTCCAAGGCCTATGTCTCGCGCTACGCCCTGGGCCGTGACTACCACAAGCTGATTCGCAAGCGCGTACAGCAGTTGGCCGAGCGCATCCAGCAAGCCATAGGTCCGTTCGGCTATCGCGCCTTCGTCGACAGCGCGCCGGTCCTGGAAAAAGCCATCGCCGAACAGGCCGGGCTCGGCTGGATCGGCAAGAACACCCTGGTACTCAATCGCAAGGCCGGCAGCTACTTCTTCCTCAGCGAACTGTTCGTCGACCTGCCGCTACCGGTGGACGAGCCTCACGCCAGTGAGCATTGCGGGCGCTGCACCGCCTGCCTGGACATCTGTCCGACCAACGCCTTCGTCGGCCCCTACGTGCTGGACGCGCGACGCTGCATTTCCTACCTGACCATCGAACTGAAAAACGCCATTCCCGAAGAGCTGCGCCCGCTCATCGGCAATCGGGTATTCGGCTGTGACGACTGCCAGATCGTCTGTCCCTGGAACCGCTTCGCCCGGACCTCGGCAGAAGGCGACTTCAAGCCCCGGCATAACCTGGACAACGCCGAACTGGCAGAGCTGTTCATGTGGGACGAGGACAAGTTCCTCAGCAGCACCGAGGGCTCGCCCCTGCGCCGCGCCGGTTACGAGCGCTGGCTACGCAACCTGGCCGTGGGCCTGGGCAACGCACCGTCGAGCATTCCCGTGCTGGAAGCGCTCAAGGCCCGGCAGGACCACCCCTCGGAACTGGTACGCGAACACGTGGAATGGGCCCTGGCGCAGCACGCCAACCGTCAGTGTTCGTCGTTGTAG